Proteins encoded together in one Impatiens glandulifera chromosome 1, dImpGla2.1, whole genome shotgun sequence window:
- the LOC124943262 gene encoding jmjC domain-containing protein C: protein MEGTSLPIRRFEEIPTAEEFALEIESKNVPAVFTGCISNWKAFSAWNPSNGGLDYLQEQAGSSVVEAMLSRSAPIFYGNIRGHERVPLPFSTFIGFCKKHFRNSIKDQGFRSAIEHHKQDESLLEMESSLSNVDPQQVYLAQVPIMNSEKDERSYLEMLKEDIQMPAFVDGKEMAAINLWMNNSKSRSSTHYDPHQNLLCVVTGCKQVTLWPPSASPFLYPMPLYSEASNHSCVALGTPDLSTQPRAKLLMEYSQRCILHAGDVLFIPEGWFHQVDSDDLTIAVNFWWRSNTMSALPEHMDSYYLRIILRRLIDKEMNQVFCKTTAGLAEPEKHTFTMDNHGTAGGSINLFIYLMSIHPHLCFSPLSAQRKELISKCGAIPEHKDNNTGVNGEDGLNGLKQKILMNELEPPTLHALHELVSLVHDCVNVDKTPQESCSLTISSTDEKYKKNGKANMFNLEDDRVAYFIWTFHTLVLRNVLLAMAHNFPRTLEALILHLLSPVGAEALTRKFDEMDRLTSEQDRNIFYEIFYGAFDDQFGAMNAILNGKESFALQAFRNVLDQYMGVNFNSSNPSIG from the exons ATGGAAGGCACATCACTTCCAATACGTAGGTTTGAAGAAATTCCGACCGCCGAAGAATTTGCATTAGAGATTGAATCCAAAAATGTTCCCGCC GTTTTCACCGGTTGTATCAGTAACTGGAAAGCTTTCTCAGCATGGAACCCCTCTAATGGAGGTCTTGACTATTTGCAG GAACAAGCAGGGTCATCAGTCGTGGAGGCTATGCTATCCAGATCGGCACCCATATTTTATGGCAATATTAGAGGGCATGAGAGA GTTCCTTTGCCATTTTCCACATTTATTGGTTTCTGTAAGAAACATTTTAGGAACTCCATCAAGGACCAGGGCTTTCGTTCTGCAATAGAACATCACAAGCAAGATGAATCTCTACTAGAGATGGAGAGTTCACTTTCTAATGTTGATCCTCAACAAGTTTATTTGGCACAG GTTCCTATCATGAATTCTGAAAAGGATGAAAGGTCTTATTTGGAAATGCTCAAAGAAGATATTCAAATG CCTGCATTTGTTGACGGTAAAGAAATGGCTGCTATTAATTTGTGGATGAACAATAGTAAAAGTAGATCAAGTACACACTATGATCCACACCAGAATCTACTATGTGTAGTTACTGGCTGCAAACAAG TTACCTTATGGCCTCCTTCAGCAAGTCCCTTTCTATATCCTATGCCTTTATACAGTGAGGCCTCAAACCATAG TTGTGTTGCTTTAGGAACTCCTGATCTTTCTACTCAACCAAGAGCTAAACTGTTGATGGAGTATTCTCAAAGATGCATTCTTCATGCAGGGGATGTTCTCTTCATTCCTGAAGGCTG GTTTCATCAGGTGGATAGTGATGATTTGACAATTGCTGTCAACTTCTGGTGGAGGTCCAATACCATGTCTGCACTTCCTGAACACATGGATTCATATTATCTGCGCATAATATTGAGAAG ACTGATTGACAAAGAGATG AACCAAGTGTTTTGTAAGACTACTGCTGGCCTTGCAGAACCAGAAAAGCACACATTTACAATGGATAATCATGGGACAGCAGGTGGCTCTATTAATCTTTTCATTTATCTCATGTCTATTCATCCTCATCTATGTTTTTCACCTTTAAGTGCACAAAGGAAAGAACTGATAAGTAAATGCGGTGCCATT CCAGAGCACAAAGACAATAATACTGGTGTAAATGGTGAAGATGGTTTGAATGGGCTGAAGCAGAAAATACTAATGAATGAACTAGAGCCTCCTACTCTTCATGCTCTTCATGAACTAGTATCTTTGGTTCATGACTGTGTCAATGTTGACAAAACTCCACAAGAGAGTTGCTCCTTGACTATCAGCTCAAcagatgaaaaatataaaaaaaacggGAAGGCAAATATGTTTAATCTTGAAGATGATCGTGTTGCTTATTTCATCTGGACCTTCCATACCCTTGTACTTAGAAATGTCTTGTTAGCTATGGCG CACAACTTCCCTAGAACCCTAGAGGCATTGATATTGCACTTACTTTCACCAGTGGGGGCTGAAGCCTTAACGCGGAAATTTGATGAGATGGATCGACTGACTTCTGAACAGGATCG gaatatattttatgaaatattttatggtGCATTTGATGATCAGTTTGGTGCTATGAATGCAATTTTGAACGGAAAAGAATCCTTTGCACTTCAG GCATTCCGGAATGTGCTTGATCAATACATGGGCGTTAATTTTAATTCATCAAATCCATCGATTGGATGA